AGTCGGACCCGAACCTCGTCTATTTCTCGGGCTGTTTCCGCGGCAGCGGCGAGCGCACCACCTGGGCGCTGTTCATGGTCGACGAACCGGACACGATCCACTGGTTCACACCCGCCATCGACCGCGACCTCATCACGTCGTGGTGGTGCACCTCGAACACCTACTACTTCTGCTACCCGCACGCCGCCGGCGGCTTCCCGAATCGCGGGCAGAACCAGCGCGGCAACCGCGTCGACCTCTGGGCCTGGGCACTGGAACAGCTCCGCGCACGCGGGCTGGACGGCAGGACCATCGGGCTCGATCGCGAGCTGACCCCCAGCAGCCAGCGCACCTTCAGCCAGGTGCTGCCGTCGGCGAAGCAGGTGGACATCAGCGACATCTGCATGGGCATGCGCATGATCCGCACGCCAGAGGAGATCGCGCTCCTGCAGCGGGCGTACCGCTACTTCGACAGGGTCCACGCCTTCGCCCGCGACTACATCCTGGAGCACGGCACGAACACCACCGACTACGAGGTGGGCCAGGCGCTCTCCAGCTACGGCATCAACCTCATGATGCGCGACGTACGGCGCGACGGCCGGCCGCACAGCGCCGTCGGCATCGAGGTCACGGGGAACTACGTGCGCGCCGGTGTCGCCACCGCGTACCCGCATCCCAACCAGTTCTTCCACACGAAGCTGCAGCGCGGCCAGCCGGTGTACGTGAACTGCGACATCCTCCTCGGCGGGTTCGGTGGCGAGGGCTACCGCAACTACATCCTGCTGCCCAGCACCCCGGCCCACGATCGCATGTGGGAGGTGGTGGCCGAGACGGTGCAGATCATGGTGGAGGAGACGAAGCCCGGCGCCGTCTGCTCCGAGATCGCGCAGAAGGTGCATGCGCACCAGATCAAGTCCGGCATGCGTGACTACATCTACCACCGGCCCGGACATGGCCAGGGCACCAACTTCGAGGGGCACCAGGCGCCGTTCCTGGCCCTCGGCGACGACACCGTTGTGGAGGAAGGCATGACGTTCTCGGTGGAGCCCGGCCTCTACGACGCGCAGCGCGGCATCGGCATCAACCCCTCCGACCGGCTCCTCGTCACCAGGGACCGCGGGGTGCTGCTGAGCAGCATCCCCTTCACGAAGGAGTGGAGTTACCTCGCAGTCTAGCGCCTACAGCCGAATGCCCGTCTCGCGCGAGGTCTGGAAGATCAGCACGTCGGCCGGCATCGCCTTCGCCAGGCGCAGCCATTCCAGCCAGTCGATGTTGTTGTCCTTCGGTGACTCCAGCTCGCCCAGGTGGTAGATCGGGACCGTGGGGTGCAGGTGATGCAGGCCGTGGCGCTCGGAGTTGTAGAACAGGAACTTCGCCACGAACCGCGGATAGATCACGTTGCGCGCATAGCGCCCCTGCTCGCTGTACCGGAACGCCTTCACCTCGGCCCCCGCGGCGTAGTTCGCGTCCACGTGCACGTGCTGCGTGAGCAGCACCGGGTCACTGAAGCTCAGGAACAGCAGCAGCGCCGGCACCCAGTGCACCAGCATGAAGCGCGGGGCCAGCACCAGCGCCGGCACGTAGATTATCATCAGGAACAGCACGCTGAACAGGTTGCGCCGGCGGCTGCGCGGGTCGGGGAACAGCTCGTTCACCCGCTTGAGGTTCCAGAAGTTCATCGCCACGAACGTTGCCGCGAACA
This window of the Gemmatimonadaceae bacterium genome carries:
- a CDS encoding fatty acid desaturase, which produces MAEKVTLASSNGWATAIVAWQLAFTACAIALSVQDAWPLWLLGQVLLAVNLFQWFVLHHDFAHGGFFRTRWLNALLGHVSSVFCLMPFFSWRQMHHHHHIWSGWKDKDPSDPSSQFRQPTPTLTRVMNFCWRFWIPVFAATFVAMNFWNLKRVNELFPDPRSRRRNLFSVLFLMIIYVPALVLAPRFMLVHWVPALLLFLSFSDPVLLTQHVHVDANYAAGAEVKAFRYSEQGRYARNVIYPRFVAKFLFYNSERHGLHHLHPTVPIYHLGELESPKDNNIDWLEWLRLAKAMPADVLIFQTSRETGIRL
- a CDS encoding aminopeptidase P family protein, which codes for MPSRRDFVRTMGLSLAASAAASADLAALPHSAPPEGSEKLLVPNPHHPVPAPVGVDRLPLDWYKATCRRLRAAAKARGVDAVLLQSDPNLVYFSGCFRGSGERTTWALFMVDEPDTIHWFTPAIDRDLITSWWCTSNTYYFCYPHAAGGFPNRGQNQRGNRVDLWAWALEQLRARGLDGRTIGLDRELTPSSQRTFSQVLPSAKQVDISDICMGMRMIRTPEEIALLQRAYRYFDRVHAFARDYILEHGTNTTDYEVGQALSSYGINLMMRDVRRDGRPHSAVGIEVTGNYVRAGVATAYPHPNQFFHTKLQRGQPVYVNCDILLGGFGGEGYRNYILLPSTPAHDRMWEVVAETVQIMVEETKPGAVCSEIAQKVHAHQIKSGMRDYIYHRPGHGQGTNFEGHQAPFLALGDDTVVEEGMTFSVEPGLYDAQRGIGINPSDRLLVTRDRGVLLSSIPFTKEWSYLAV